Proteins found in one Lachancea thermotolerans CBS 6340 chromosome C complete sequence genomic segment:
- the DNL4 gene encoding DNA ligase (ATP) DNL4 (similar to uniprot|Q08387 Saccharomyces cerevisiae YOR005C DNL4 DNA ligase required for nonhomologous end-joining (NHEJ) forms stable heterodimer with required cofactor Lif1p catalyzes DNA ligation as part of a complex with Lif1p and Nej1p involved in meiosis not essential for vegetative growth) encodes MDGNGKCPSETDTSKISENEPHNFAPSPDFRWLCEELFHRLDAINEHRQELGKAVTVKRVEIITCFIKLWRTTVGDDFFPALRLMFPYRDPRAYHIKDFTLIKAVCKALNLSRDSLTERRLLNWKQYAGRGTSLSKFCVQEISKRRKEPLPERQLTIDGLNEKLDELAKEASGKKAWGTTGLSESHSFQFCLKNLSFLELRYFFDIVLKNRVIGGLEHKFLACWHPDAQIYLGVVTDLKILSKKLWNPSVRLDKRDLSINIGHAFAPHLAKRLHVSYERICSKLKHDFILEEKMDGERIQLHYVNGGSVLKFLSRRGIDFSHLYGQEVARGVISQYLKLKSDVRDCVLDGEMVSYDKKRKIILPFGIVKSAAVDELINSEVGNENDGYRPLYMVFDLVYLNGVSLTKVPLHIRKEYLKEILSPVPDVVEILKGIRACDAKAIKNFMQRAIEMGSEGVIVKQASSTYEVGARNDHWVKIKPEYFEDLGETMDLVVIGRDPGKKDSLMCGLLVSDSEHILENFGPIEHGKEGDPIIKCVSFCNVANGVSDEEFKEINRKTRGSWVSYKEKPPPLSLLEFGSKIPVEWIDPKNSVVIEVKARSVENSEYSSKRYRAGSTLHSAYCRRIRNDKDWTTCTSVAQYQQAKAAHNYHRYKRKVHQVSPRRKRNVHEIFEYCAGEAKSELDTEGSSIFEGLHFYILSDYVTSQRRRYERGMVAAKVVKHGGLIVKNIDMRPEHLSYLRIVSGKTTIECRNLVNRGYDIIDPCWIFDCISAGFQLGIEPKHCFQTSRRLLDNSRQRVDQYGDSFSRPLDTTEFQQLFKFFCSSPSDFSSRISSMLQDDLDEAPLFLLQRFKIYVLAADLIPQQFSILRRKIELYGGVVSETLEGANLVLVPSALSTARTAYYVQELRQKIAGNAFAGNTNTRIPHIVRSEWLDTCTTEQCLVPEEDFSSI; translated from the coding sequence ATGGATGGCAATGGTAAATGCCCTTCAGAAACAGACACATCAAAGATCTCAGAAAATGAGCCACACAATTTTGCGCCGTCCCCAGATTTTAGATGGCTTTgtgaagaacttttccaTAGGTTAGATGCGATCAATGAACACCGGCAGGAACTTGGCAAGGCCGTCACTGTGAAAAGAGTTGAGATCATCACATGTTTTATTAAGCTATGGAGGACTACAGTAGGAGACGATTTCTTTCCTGCGCTTCGGCTTATGTTTCCTTACAGAGACCCAAGAGCATACCACATCAAAGACTTTACATTAATAAAAGCTGTATGCAAGGCACTCAACCTGTCTAGGGATTCACTCACAGAAAGGCGCTTGTTGAACTGGAAGCAATATGCTGGTCGGGGAACTAGCTTATCGAAATTTTGTGTACAGgagatctcaaaaaggagaaaagAACCACTGCCAGAACGGCAACTGACGATTGATGGGCTAAATGAGAAACTTGACGAACTCGCGAAAGAAGCTTCCGGGAAAAAGGCGTGGGGCACTACCGGTCTATCGGAGTCTCATTCTTTCCAATTTTGCTTAAAAAacttgtccttcttggagtTGCGATACTTTTTCGATATTGTTCTCAAGAATAGAGTAATAGGGGGGCTAGAACACAAATTTTTAGCTTGCTGGCATCCTGATGCGCAAATCTACCTTGGTGTTGTTACTGATCTCAAAATTctctccaaaaagctctggaaTCCGTCTGTTAGGTTGGATAAAAGGGATCTATCAATCAACATTGGTCATGCGTTCGCTCCACATCTCGCCAAGAGGCTTCACGTTTCATATGAGCGTATCTgttcaaagctcaagcaTGACTTTATATTAGAGGAAAAGATGGACGGCGAAAGAATCCAGTTGCACTATGTCAATGGCGGCTCGGtgctgaagttcttgagtaGGCGAGGCATAGACTTCTCGCATTTGTACGGCCAAGAAGTTGCACGAGGAGTCATTTCACAATATTTGAAATTAAAGAGCGATGTCCGCGATTGCGTCTTGGACGGAGAGATGGTTAGCTATGATAAAAAAAGGAAGATTATCCTCCCTTTCGGTATTGTCAAATCAGCCGCCGTTGATGAATTGATAAATTCTGAAGTTGGGAATGAAAATGACGGCTACAGGCCACTTTATATGGTCTTTGACCTCGTCTATCTTAACGGGGTATCGCTAACGAAAGTACCACTGCATATAAGGAAAGAATATCTCAAGGAAATCCTGAGTCCTGTTCCAgatgttgttgaaattctgaAGGGCATAAGGGCATGTGACGCTAAAGCCATTAAGAACTTCATGCAAAGGGCAATCGAAATGGGCTCGGAGGGCGTTATTGTCAAGCAGGCATCTTCAACTTATGAAGTTGGGGCTCGTAACGATCATTGGGTCAAAATCAAGCCAgaatattttgaagacTTGGGCGAGACAATGGACTTAGTAGTGATCGGACGGGACCCAGGTAAGAAAGATTCTCTCATGTGCGGTCTACTAGTTTCAGACAGTGAGCACATACTTGAGAACTTTGGTCCAATAGAGCATGGCAAGGAAGGGGATCCCATCATTAAGTGTGTTTCATTCTGCAACGTTGCGAATGGAGTATCAgatgaagagttcaaggaAATCAATAGAAAAACTCGAGGCTCATGGGTTAGCTACAAGGAAAAACCTCCACCTTTAAGCTTACTTGAATTTGGGTCAAAAATACCAGTTGAATGGATTGATCCTAAAAACTCAGTTGTCATAGAAGTCAAAGCAAGATCAGTTGAAAATAGTGAATATTCTAGCAAAAGGTATCGAGCGGGGAGTACTTTACATAGCGCGTATTGTCGAAGAATAAGGAATGATAAGGACTGGACAACATGCACAAGTGTCGCACAGTACCAGCAAGCCAAAGCGGCTCATAACTACCACCGATACAAAAGAAAGGTTCACCAAGTTTCTCCGCGTCGGAAGAGGAACGTACATGAGATCTTCGAGTACTGTGCTGGCGAAGCTAAGTCCGAATTGGATACGGAAGGCTCaagcatttttgaaggactTCATTTTTACATATTGAGCGATTACGTCACTTCGCAGAGAAGGAGGTATGAGAGAGGAATGGTTGCTGCCAAAGTCGTTAAACATGGGGGACTTATTGTTAAGAACATTGACATGCGACCAGAGCACTTAAGTTATTTGCGCATTGTTAGCGGGAAAACCACAATCGAGTGCCGCAATCTTGTTAACAGGGGATATGACATCATTGACCCTTGCTGGATATTTGACTGCATTTCTGCCGGGTTCCAACTTGGAATTGAACCAAAGCATTGCTTCCAGACGTCACGCAGACTGCTTGACAATAGCCGCCAGAGAGTTGATCAATACGGCGACAGTTTTTCTCGTCCTTTAGATACCACGGAgttccagcagctcttcaaatttttttgctCCTCACCTTCTGATTTTTCTTCCCGCATTAGTTCAATGCTTCAAGACGATCTTGATGAGGCGCCACTCTTCCTTCTACAGAGATTCAAAATTTACGTCTTGGCAGCAGACCTGATTCCCCAACAATTCTCAATCCTGAGAAGAAAGATAGAACTCTACGGCGGGGTGGTCTCTGAGACCCTTGAAGGTGCGAATTTAGTGCTAGTCCCCTCAGCTTTGTCAACAGCGCGCACTGCCTACTATGTTCAAGAATTGAGACAGAAAATCGCAGGAAACGCCTTTGCAGGGAATACCAATACCAGAATCCCACACATAGTAAGATCTGAGTGGCTCGACACGTGCACCACTGAACAATGTCTAGTTCCTGAGGAAGATTTTTCGTCAATATAA
- the UTP23 gene encoding rRNA-binding ribosome biosynthesis protein UTP23 (similar to uniprot|Q12339 Saccharomyces cerevisiae YOR004W Protein required for cell viability), whose amino-acid sequence MRQKRAKSYRKQMLVYNHNFKFREPYQVLVDDQIVCDTHRASFDLVKGLQRTLQAEVKPMITQCCIQAIYETKNQDAIELAKSFERRRCNHPPKEAKPPIECLQSVVSVNGNNKHRYVVASQDPSIRKKLRQVPGVPLIYMNRSVMVMEPLSKASGDFSRAQEKEKLFKGLNDPKYAGLPAEEEGGKTDNGTEVSKNKRKGPKGPNPLSIKKKKTVPDSKDESPPSDKISVTDAEPVDRSSSGRRRRRHHKRSSTEAGEEGESGNISS is encoded by the coding sequence ATGCGTCAAAAGAGAGCGAAATCTTATAGGAAGCAAATGCTTGTCTACAACCACAACTTCAAATTTAGAGAACCATACCAGGTTTTGGTTGACGACCAAATCGTCTGTGATACACACAGAGCGTCTTTTGACCTTGTCAAAGGGCTTCAGCGAACCCTTCAGGCGGAAGTGAAGCCCATGATCACCCAGTGCTGTATCCAGGCCATCTATGAAACAAAAAACCAGGACGCTATCGAACTAGCCAAATCCTTTGAGAGAAGGCGCTGCAACCATCCACCTAAAGAAGCCAAGCCTCCCATAGAGTGTCTCCAAAGCGTAGTTAGTGTGAATGGGAATAACAAGCACAGGTACGTGGTTGCTAGCCAGGATCCTAGCATTCGCAAGAAGCTTAGACAAGTTCCGGGTGTGCCGCTGATATACATGAATCGTTCTGTAATGGTCATGGAACCTTTGAGCAAGGCTAGCGGAGACTTCAGTCGCGCCCAGGAAAAGGAGAAGTTATTTAAAGGGTTGAATGATCCCAAGTATGCTGGCCTTCCagcagaggaagaaggagGAAAGACCGACAATGGTACTGAGGTATCGAAAAACAAGCGCAAAGGCCCCAAGGGGCCTAATCCTCTCAGCataaagaaaaaaaagacagTACCGGATTCAAAGGACGAAAGCCCACCCTCAGATAAGATATCCGTAACGGACGCGGAGCCGGTGGACCGGTCTTCTTCCGGCCGTCGCCGTAGAAGGCACCATAAAAGGAGCAGTACAGAAGCTGGAGAGGAGGGCGAGTCTGGGAACATTAGTAGTTAG
- the CIN8 gene encoding kinesin motor protein CIN8 (similar to uniprot|P27895 Saccharomyces cerevisiae YEL061C CIN8 Kinesin motor protein involved in mitotic spindle assembly and chromosome segregation), with translation MSEEEELNITVAVRCRGRNEKEVKAKSSVVVAVPDVTGTNEVSINTTGDTGITAQINSKTYTVDRVFGPSADQLLIFKVIAEPLFQDFIKGYNCTVLVYGMTSTGKTYTMTGDERLYDGELSEGAGIIPRVLFKLFDALDAHNDDYMIKCSFIELYNEELKDLLDETPDSSMPRKLRIFDSVTNPNSSRSSSRNSSPKPPEGSTSGTKRRIRPNTMYKPSRSPTVKPTLSSELNSAIHIQNLQEFHIMDAKEGIRLLQRGLRHRQVASTKMNDVSSRSHTIFTIMLYRKCNGESFRVSKMNLVDLAGSENISRSGAQNQRAKEAGSINQSLLTLGRVINSLADKNAHIPFRESKLTRLLQDSLGGNTKTALIATISPAKINSEETSSTLEYATKAKNIKNKPQVGSFIMKDVLVKNVTAELVKIRSDLLATKSKDGIYMSQENYKELTNELENYKTEVQECKRAIERLSTQNGLLTKEKRITNEVNESQRLKIKKLSNNIDFLYDKIDRQHKNEQELSNVVQELMRALRTMQNSLKVYEDQGHRFQTEMERVLYENIGSFKHSLLNEIEKLKGTEEDGFDVDANIDTLTKELNRIYDFINTSTIEICRKFMNKITEQTPTYLQDIRNQVESITHVVGSYSSDLMMHLSSISEEYNHLKDYLNEHFFKNNFQDALDVHVDRTYHQLKVSANSIFLKLREMMNEELETNKEIMMQSLKNAASEVVAKEMGLLDPVKQAWESSLENINECDKLNSGFEKDIGSVVRDVFEKINEGLQFSESAVGDANLDLSRFQDASRALRTDDVIPGSIEEIKKKHNMLKLKVQDSASYMEAATQKFGEIDDSIQGLLNSQAVSQPHSENRIEGLLEQLNGKPLKPLGPSGKTPMRITQGCIASSDQLSLPRKRSYSISPIREIDGNRKASSPFKRKITIDHENVPFSSQKIE, from the coding sequence ATgtcagaagaagaggagctcAACATCACAGTTGCTGTTCGCTGCAGGGGCCGCAACGAGAAAGAAGTCAAAGCGAAGAGCTCCGTTGTGGTTGCCGTACCTGATGTCACTGGAACGAATGAGGTATCCATCAATACCACTGGGGATACGGGCATAACTGCACAAATAAACTCAAAAACGTACACTGTAGACAGAGTATTCGGACCTAGCGCTGACCAGTTATTGAttttcaaggtcatcgCGGAGCCGTTGTTCCAAGATTTTATAAAAGGCTACAATTGCACTGTACTGGTGTATGGTATGACCTCCACCGGAAAGACTTACACAATGACAGGTGACGAGCGTTTGTATGATGGTGAACTGAGTGAGGGAGCTGGTATTATCCCCCGAGTATtattcaagctttttgatgcGCTTGACGCGCACAATGACGACTATATGATAAAGTGCAGCTTCATTGAGTTGTACAATGAAGAGTTGAAAGATCTACTTGATGAAACTCCAGACTCCAGTATGCCCAGAAAACTGCGAATTTTCGACTCTGTGACGAACCCCAATAGCAGTCGAAGTAGTTCTAGAAACAGTTCCCCTAAGCCACCCGAAGGAAGCACCTCCGGTacgaaaagaagaatacGGCCAAATACAATGTACAAGCCTTCCAGATCACCAACAGTAAAGCCCACGTTGTCTAGTGAGCTTAATTCGGCAATACACAtacaaaaccttcaagagTTTCATATCATGGACGCCAAAGAAGGTATacgacttcttcaaagaggTTTAAGGCATAGGCAGGTTGCATCTACCAAGATGAACGATGTTTCAAGTCGATCACATACCATTTTCACTATCATGCTTTACAGGAAATGTAATGGGGAGAGCTTTCGAGTATCTAAAATGAACCTGGTGGACCTTGCAGGCTCAGAGAACATCAGCCGCTCAGGAGCACAGAATCAGCGTGCTAAGGAGGCGGGATCAATAAACCAAAGCTTGCTGACTTTGGGAAGGGTAATAAATTCTCTGGCGGATAAAAACGCGCACATTCCATTCCGTGAGTCTAAACTAACAAGGTTACTTCAAGACTCATTAGGTGGAAATACAAAAACTGCCTTGATTGCAACAATCTCACCTGCTAAAATAAATTCCGAAGAAACTTCGAGCACTCTGGAGTATGCGACCAAAGcaaaaaacatcaaaaacaagccgCAAGTTGGAAGCTTTATTATGAAAGATGTATTAGTGAAAAACGTTACCGCAGAACTTGTCAAAATACGATCAGATCTTCTTGCTACAAAGTCAAAAGATGGTATCTATATGAGTCAGGAAAATTACAAAGAGCTTACAAACGAATTGGAAAACTATAAGACAGAAGTTCAGGAGTGTAAGCGAGCTATCGAACGTCTAAGCACTCAGAACGGTCTCTTGACCAAAGAAAAGAGGATCACGAATGAAGTTAATGAATCACAGAGGCTtaaaatcaaaaagttaAGCAATAATATTGATTTTCTTTACGACAAAATTGACAGGCAGCACAAAAACGAGCAAGAGCTCTCAAACGTTGTTCAGGAACTTATGAGAGCTCTCCGCACAATGCAAAACTCTCTTAAGGTGTATGAAGATCAAGGGCACAGGTTCCAGACCGAGATGGAACGTGTTTTATATGAAAATATTGGATCTTTTAAGCACTCACTATTGAAcgaaattgaaaaactcaaaggcACAGAGGAAGACGGCTTTGACGTTGATGCCAATATCGATACCCTCACCAAGGAACTTAACCGCATCTACGATTTCATCAACACATCCACCATCGAGATCTGTCGGAAGTTTATGAATAAAATTACAGAGCAAACGCCGACCTACCTGCAAGACATACGCAACCAAGTCGAAAGCATCACCCATGTTGTTGGCTCGTATTCATCAGATTTGATGATGCACCTTAGTAGCATCAGTGAAGAATATAACCACTTGAAAGATTATCTTAATGAacatttcttcaaaaacaacttCCAGGACGCTCTAGATGTACATGTTGACAGGACATATCATCAGCTTAAAGTATCCGCAAATTCCATATTCCTTAAGCTCCGTGAAATGATGaacgaagaacttgaaacgAACAAAGAGATAATGATGCAGAGTCTTAAGAACGCGGCTTCTGAAGTCGTGGCTAAGGAGATGGGGCTTCTAGACCCTGTAAAACAAGCATGGGAAAGCTCGCTTGAAAATATCAATGAATGTGACAAGCTCAACAGTGGCTTTGAGAAAGACATTGGAAGCGTGGTCAGAGATGTTTTCGAGAAAATAAATGAAGGGCTACAATTTTCTGAATCTGCTGTCGGCGACGCAAATTTGGACCTCTCTCGTTTCCAAGACGCTTCCCGGGCTCTTCGAACCGATGATGTAATTCCTGGTAGTATTGAGGAGATTAAGAAGAAGCACAACATGCTAAAATTGAAAGTTCAGGATAGTGCCAGCTACATGGAAGCAGCCactcaaaagtttggagAAATTGACGATTCAATTCAAGGCTTACTTAACTCGCAGGCTGTGTCTCAACCTCACAGTGAAAATCGTATCGAGGGTCTTTTAGAGCAGCTGAACGGCAAGCCTCTAAAGCCCCTTGGCCCATCGGGCAAGACCCCGATGAGAATCACGCAAGGCTGCATTGCTAGTTCTGATCAACTTTCCTTGCCCCGAAAAAGATCATACTCCATTTCACCAATCAGGGAGATTGATGGAAATCGTAAAGCTTCTTCGCCTTTCAAAAGGAAGATAACAATAGATCATGAAAACGTGCCTTTTTCATCTCAGAAGATTGAATAA
- a CDS encoding KLTH0C11374p (conserved hypothetical protein) codes for MIPYPTRDTDDFSLTDFRSRGSGGGQKQAKYVAETEISAPVRRELKPKAIAHARREPSWGTLEGGTAPVETNIYLRSLAHESDEPNLAAERKRSKGDTFAINDDSTLLDTGDKIVARQKADVRTECVQQWRSTDVIHANRFLPQKRQLQVTSKRSAPLTLKAPMIHQGDTLKKILLTFALLITVLTFESMSSKLINIIKASTGLS; via the coding sequence ATGATTCCCTACCCTACCCGCGACACAGATGACTTTTCACTCACTGATTTTCGATCAAGGGGCAGTGGAGGCGGTCAAAAACAGGCTAAATATGTAGCCGAAACTGAAATCAGTGCACCAGTCAGAAGAGAATTAAAGCCAAAGGCTATCGCTCATGCTCGCAGAGAGCCTTCTTGGGGTACCCTCGAAGGCGGAACAGCGCCAGTGGAGACTAACATATACCTTCGCAGCCTGGCTCATGAAAGCGACGAGCCTAACCTCGCTGCTGAACGTAAACGCTCAAAAGGAGACACTTTCGCAATAAATGATGACAGTACTTTACTTGACACTGGCGATAAAATCGTTGCCAGACAAAAGGCGGATGTTAGGACTGAATGTGTACAGCAGTGGCGTTCCACTGATGTCATCCATGCAAACCGTTTTCTGCCTCAAAAAcgccagcttcaagttACAAGCAAGCGTTCGGCGCCCTTGACCTTAAAGGCACCGATGATACATCAAGGCGATACCctaaaaaaaattttgttaACGTTTGCGCTTCTAATAACAGTTTTAACATTTGAAAGCATGTCGAGTAAGCTCATTAACATTATCAAAGCTAGTACGGGACTAAGCTGA
- the NPR2 gene encoding nitrogen permease regulating protein NPR2 (similar to uniprot|P39923 Saccharomyces cerevisiae YEL062W NPR2 Regulator of nitrogen permeases transcription is induced in response to proline and urea contains two PEST sequences), producing MSGHFDGFVPVHGIFYSVFHPTEGTKVRHQFPSGCLELSDITFDTIKNYVIPKPQLCNKLLTFKYGPFRLVCYPVNVVAPYYARNSFSFDFVFVFPYDCATSPYEPAIERLGKMFTVLEEQSQILSKAENSSVYFQLKARNTQKHGNTETAKGTEQPSSLDIGEIAQPENQGYASAKYYEILKDLEGPSKKIAIGDLITKIYRDLNDYSECLIPIDSGNAVDIKLFPLLSPPSSCFSIEDVPISTVNLAKLIDVNWDPTMLKIVPHINGINSIAKVAKFSDSDVNLVVECIKHLIYYNCVILTDIFQFSNIYASTNELSRFLTEPTLAAECQIYVAYNESAHLPNLPFERGPSRSGQGNIRDRSSNGTLDILRKGKQTPLRENSFNSGMDFLSNKHQHTPQSRSSSIPYHNTSDASFGNSDAGLKGKLMPFTSKSCLFDLYRSLTQGQTIREWYKTHFEKIRAARIDVRRFITFGVLHGLIYRSYSYPVLRNIGFAESVEALGATNHSRYAKYKHLLKTNQPLNNVLSAADIRIGLENAGFKARSEKLKQHSTADAAEEVLSDVYRKLALSDKKTDHVAQGNNPISKVFGRNSEDSTDISTRESANSMGSDIKNKVAFDVRKTLATSSADERRRSEILRSIEEKRNEELILLKSVRSVHNFDKICTLLGKDRERVESMLSELGPYNVLHS from the coding sequence ATGTCCGGTCATTTCGATGGATTCGTCCCCGTGCATGGTATATTCTATTCAGTGTTCCACCCTACGGAAGGTACCAAGGTCAGGCACCAATTTCCTTCGGGGTGCTTGGAACTTAGCGATATTACATTTGATACCATCAAGAATTATGTGATACCTAAACCTCAGCTCTGCAACAAACTTCTAACATTTAAATATGGGCCTTTCAGGCTCGTCTGCTATCCTGTTAACGTTGTTGCTCCTTATTATGCGAGGAATTCATTCAGTTTCGATTTCGTGTTTGTGTTCCCCTATGACTGTGCTACTTCGCCATATGAGCCAGCAATCGAAAGACTTGGTAAAATGTTTACAGTGCTAGAAGAGCAGTCTCAAATACTGTCGAAAGCCGAGAACAGCAGCGTCTATTTTCAGCTAAAGGCGAGAAACACGCAGAAACACGGTAATACTGAGACTGCAAAGGGTACTGAACAACCAAGCAGCTTAGATATTGGAGAGATAGCTCAGCCTGAAAACCAAGGTTACGCTTCAGCAAAGTATTACGAGATCCTCAAAGATTTGGAAGGACCTAGTAAAAAGATCGCTATAGGGGACTTAATTACTAAAATTTACCGAGATTTGAATGATTATTCCGAGTGCCTGATACCCATAGACTCAGGAAATGCTGTTGATATTAAGCTTTTCCCATTACTATCTCCTCCAAGCTCGTGCTTCTCTATTGAAGATGTTCCCATATCTACTGTGAACTTAGCAAAACTAATTGATGTAAATTGGGACCCTACAATGTTAAAAATAGTCCCCCACATTAACGGTATCAACAGCATAGCTAAAGTCGCGAAATTTAGTGATAGCGACGTAAACTTGGTGGTTGAATGCATAAAGCACTTGATATACTACAATTGCGTTATCCTCACAgatatttttcaattcaGTAACATTTATGCCTCAACAAATGAGTTAAGCCGCTTTTTGACAGAACCAACACTAGCTGCGGAATGCCAAATATATGTAGCCTACAATGAATCTGCACACCTTCCAAATCTTCCTTTCGAAAGAGGGCCATCAAGGTCAGGACAGGGGAATATCAGGGACCGCAGCTCTAATGGCACACTCGATATCCTGAGAAAGGGAAAACAGACGCCATTAAGAGAGAACTCTTTTAACTCAGGAATggattttctttcaaataaACATCAACATACACCCCAGTCGCGATCATCCTCTATTCCTTATCACAATACTTCCGAtgcaagttttggaaaTTCAGATGCGGGTCTCAAAGGCAAGTTGATGCCGTTCACTTCGAAATCATGCTTATTCGATTTATACAGATCGCTTACACAAGGCCAAACTATAAGAGAATGGTACAAAACGCACTTCGAAAAGATTCGGGCTGCCAGAATCGATGTGAGGCGTTTTATAActtttggtgttttgcATGGATTGATTTATCGCTCTTACTCGTATCCAGTATTGAGAAACATCGGTTTCGCGGAATCAGTTGAAGCTCTCGGGGCCACTAACCATAGCAGGTACGCTAAGTACAAGCATCTCCTGAAAACAAATCAGCCCTTGAACAATGTACTTTCAGCAGCTGATATTAGAATtgggcttgaaaatgctGGTTTTAAAGCGAGAAGCGAAAAACTCAAGCAACATTCAACAGCAGACGCCGCAGAAGAGGTACTAAGCGATGTATACCGAAAGCTCGCGCTCAGCGACAAAAAAACAGATCATGTCGCACAGGGCAACAACCCCATTTCAAAAGTGTTTGGCAGAAATTCGGAGGACTCTACGGACATATCAACAAGAGAAAGCGCGAATTCAATGGGCTctgacatcaaaaacaaagttgcTTTTGATGTCAGAAAAACCCTTGCAACTAGTTCAGCAGACgagaggagaagaagcgaGATTTTGCGCTCAATCGaggaaaagagaaatgAAGAACTCATTTTACTAAAGTCAGTTCGAAGCGTCCACAATTTCGACAAAATTTGTACGCTCTTAGGAAAAGATAGAGAGAGGGTCGAGAGTATGTTAAGCGAACTTGGCCCTTATAATGTTCTACATAGTTAA